The stretch of DNA tcactgcagcggccgttagaagctccggttcctatagaaacagtcaactccgaaatgagacgcgagacgcgcatttaggactgtgtatgcgcattagcttgatctagcctgaaaaatgctgtttttttgtcatgattcgagcgtttagaaacaaaatttatgagacagttgttgtcagatttcattggtgatttcaaatatgaaattgaatcgaaagcttggcaaacagctttggagaatttgatgtttccccattcaaagagataggagctgcacttgaatgcctgagaggcgtttcaaagatggccgccgagtgaaatgactttgacaaaaccgaccgtcattgaaatctcataaaggaacaaaaccggctgtcactgaaatcttgtaaaggaacaaaactgaccatcatcgAGATCTctcaaaggaacaaaaccaaccatcattgaaatctcataatgaaacaaaaccaaaagtTTAAATCGTTTCAAActtgactgtcattgaaatttcacaactgaacaaaaccgaccatcattgagatcttgcaACTGAACagaaccaaccgtcattgaaatttcataacaaaaaaacccatcaaCTATTGAGATCTTCTAATGGAAAAAAAACGACCGTCATcgagatctcgtaaaggaacgaaaccaaccgtcattgaaatcttgtaaaggaacaaaactgaccatcactgaaatgttataaaggaacaaaacctgtcagaagatttaaagaaaaaacacaaagttATCAGagatgacacacaaagacattaagaatcagcacatgaatctcaacaattgtgacaatcaaaagtgtcatgccgcaatgcatgctggaaAAATctcgcaaaggaacaaaactgaccatcgcTGAGATCTCTCAAAGGAGCAAAACCatccatcattgaaatctcataatgaacaaaactgaccgtcgcTGAAATctcgcaaaggaacaaaaccaaccgtcatcgAAATCCCGAATGAAACAAAGCTGACagttattgaaatctcatagcAAAATGAAACCGATTGAGATCTCACAatcaaacaaaactgaccatcactgaaatgttataaagtgacaaaaCCTGTCAgaagatttaaagaaaaaaacacaaagttaTTCAGagatgacacacaaagacatcaagaatcagcacatgaatctcaacaatggtgacagccaaaagtgtcatgccgcaatgcatgctgggaagaatcgtacaaaactcccagcatgcatcacagcatgaataattatgcagctgaattgtcctattattttttttaattctaactattttatttttgctgtaatttttgttctgtcttttagtagctttttgtgatgtccagagttGATCTGATCGTCTGAACattttgttgtcaccattgttgagattcatacgctgattgctcatatctgtgtttgtcatagtagtttattattttttgctcatgatttttgttcattttgactTCAACTGATTTCTGCAATACAGTGTAATATCATGTTACAGTAAAACCAGGTTTGTAATTTAAGTGTATTAATGGCACAACACAATTATTATATTCAAATGATGTCAGTAATTCATGCTGTCTTACAATGATTATAAAATCATCATCTGATCTCATTTCGTTTGACAATCACACTgtcacagcagccagagaagacaaacatacagtactataagagttaagagcccaacttatggaaacactgatcaccattatggtgactataaatgaaacaaacatgaaagttaaacttctgtagatgaatgacagaaatagtCAATTTAGTAGTCAACGAGATTTCGGCTTGATTTTTCGTTTTAAAAAACAGATAAATGACTTCAAAATTTGTTTTCCACATGTGGGCGGTCATGAGACGCCCCTTTCCGCCGACTGGTCAAGCAAATCTGAGATGTCATAACTTCCGCAACATAACTTCTTTTAGGCAATATGTTCAGTTTTAGAAGGGGTGGTCATTGCAaatactgtaatggaaatcagcTGAGGGTGGGTACcgattaatttatttcttttttccccttaaatctcttttaatcctttaattatttaattcctttaaaaaaaaaacaaaaaaaacaataaacaataaaaattgttCCCtcccaatgttcaagacatggttatgGCCTTGTAGTGCCAATAAATAATTAAGGGGAAAGTAAACGAAAGTGGCTCTATTCAAGAAATCTTAATCcttctttatattttaaagattttttttaaaaatacgtTTATATAtaacgtatatatatatatatatatatatatatatttttttttttaataaaataaaatatgtcttAACATTATGTGCAGCTGTGCCCTGTTGCAGGAACACTTTAACCACACAAGGtaaatgaaaacttttaaaatgcagtcagacatcactttataacattataacattacaTCATCAGCGAATGATCATAATCATTATCATCTCACGGGTCCCGGGCGCGTGTAACATCAAACGCAATACTTCAGACACACGCACGTGCTTTAATGGAGAGGGGTATCTGCGCGCTCACACACGCGCACTCCACCGACAATCCCGCCTCACGCGCCACTTTTCTCTCAGCCTTCATATATAACGCGCTAAAGTAAACAAACACAAGCGGAGCAGTCGGTTATTTTCGTGAACTGCCCCGTAAAACAACAAGTCAAAGGTGTCcgctcctcccaaactttgtacACGGGTGCAGCTTTCCTGCTCGCGCGATTACCTAAACTACTATGGCGAAAGCTTAGCTTTTGAATATAAATTAGGCCGTGCTGACGTTGCCCAATGGCGTTCTCTTTAATATTAATGAGCTGTGAGAACGCTGTGTGCGAGGCGAAGCCTTTGtctcattaatattaaatagaTTTCGATGACGTAGTAGGTATACTTCAAATGGCGACGGTTtaactcatgaatattaatagcGCAACCTTCGCCATAGTAGGAATAACAATTTCGCTTCCCGGTCGCGCACGGATCGCCGCCGCCGCCGTGATTGCAGCGAAACGGGGGAAGAACGAGACGAGTTGACCACACTCACTCTTTCTGACATCAAAGTTACACCATTTTTTCGTTTGAGTCATGTGAGGGAGCTTGTAATGTCAACAGAGCAGGATAAAGATTCATTCTCTCTAAAACGAAACCGAGGTAACGTGGATTTTTCCGTGTTTTTAGAGGCTTGATTCGGTGTCTGTCGTAATTACCGGAGCGACAGCAGCGGTCTGGCGGCCTTCAGGCCTTTGGCGAAGAACAGAAAAGTAGACAGCGACATATTCAGATACGCATTTGAAAAGGAAAGCACGCCAGGCCTCAAAGTGAATGCTGTCAGATAAACGCTACTTTATAGGGAGTTTTTGGGAAGTTTGGAGTCGATCAGCATTAGAGAGAAAATCATATCAacgtttatttattaaatgcacATCAATAGAGCATGCAACAGTAAAACTGgcaatgaaatgtttattttgtagcatttaaaagcaaataCCACCAGTTAAAAGTTATAAGAAGGTAGTGAAAATGATAGCAATGCTGTACATAAGTATCAAGGGTTGATGTCATTACAGTTTATTATAGcttattttctgaaaatgtcACCCAGTTAGTTTTTATAATCTAATTTAACTTACTAAACAACACTACAGTACTTGTATATTATTGTTGTAATCTTCTAATGTAATGGTGTAAGACAGATTATAACATTTTCCAGCATGTATCACTTCATAACCCTTTGAAACCAACTTTTATATTTCAGCATTTTCATCTATATGCTAGTGTCGACAAAtatgcacatttaaaatgtacagtctTCTGAGGAAAAACATCCCTAATTATTGATGATACCATCTCTTGAATGAGAGTGTTCCTCCCACAAGTAGCAAAGTGTGGTTCATGGCAGTGATGTAATCTAAAAACAGACCCAATATTGTATTGGGTCGTTAAAATTTTGACCTTATGGTATACACATTTCAGTGCTATAGACATGATATTTTTTGGACTGACCATAAATATTTTAgatgatgattttattttaactcGCTTTTTGATTTCACAGGAGGTGAAGGTAGTCTGGATATTTTAGGAGGTCCTGGGCTGCTACTGGGAAGCCCTGATAAAAAGAGACGCAGGTCGAGCACACAGGTACTCCCTCATGAACTGCCAGACAGAACTGTTTCCCTTTTATTTTCTCCTTAGACATTTCTAAAAATTTTAGCGTCGTCATGAATCACAACGTTACCACATTTAAGTGCAAATTGCATCATTTGAATAAGAAACAACTGTACAGTATTTaccatttattaaatattacatttattcatttagcagatacttatccaaagtgacttacaattGAGGaatatatacactgatcaggcataacattaccttccaaatattgtgttggttccctttttgctgccaaaacagcggtgatccgtcgaggcatggactccactagacccctgaaggtgtgctgtggtatctgcaccaagatatTAGCAACAGATCCTTTctgtcctgtaagttgcgaagTGGGGCCTCCATgcatcggacttgtttgttcagcacatcccacagatgctcaattggattgagatctgggaaatttggaggccaagtcaacacctcaaactcgttgttgtgctcctcaaaccattcctgaaccatttttgctttgtggcaggagcatgaAAGAGACAACATCCACctgggaatactgtttccatgaaaggatgtacatggtctgcagcaatgcttaggtaggtggtacgtgtcaaagtaacatccacatggatggcaggacccaaggtttcccagcagaacattgcccaaagcatcacactgcctctgcggGCTTGTCTTCTTctcatagtgcatcctggtgccatgtgttctccaggtaagcgacgcacacgcacccgtccatccacgtgatgtaaaagaaaacatgattcatcagaccagaccaccttcttccattgctccgtggtccagttctgggtcagcatgggcaccctgactggtctgcagctatgcagccccatacacaacaaactgatgcactgtgtattctgacacctttctatcagaaccagcattaacttcttgagcaatttgagctacagtagctcgtctgttgaaTCGGACCACACGgaccagccttcgctccccacatgcatcaatgagccttggccgcccatgaccctgtcgccggttcaccactgttccttccttggagcacttttgatagatactgaccactgcagaccgggaacaccccacaagagctgcagttttggagatgctctgacccagtcgtctagccatcacaatttggcccttgtcaaactcgctcaaatccttacgcttgcccatttttcctgcttctaacacatcaactttgaggacaaaatgttcacttgctgcctaatatatccactaacaggtgccgtgatgaagagataatcagtgttattcacttcacctgtcagtgctcataatgttatgcctgatcggtgtgtgtatatatatatatatatatatatatatattacaaaaagcGATTCATCTTAAAGAGGCAATAAGTAGACATCATTCAGAAGAGTACAAGCTAGAACAATGAGTTATTATggaatactgttcaaaagtttggggccaggaatttaaaaaaaaaaaaaaaattaatacttttattcatcagggatgcattaaattgatcaaaagtgacagttaagacattataatgttacaaaagatttctattttgaaaatTAAgaagtttttaacattttacaataatcataaatgtttcttgagcatcaaatcatcatattagaatgatttctgaaggatcatgtgacagtaatgatgctgaaaagttttactgtatttttgatcaaataaatgcagccttggtgagcagaagagacttctttcaaaaacataataaaaatcataCGGACCCCAAACTTATCAACGGAAGAGTAGCCTTTCATAGGCGTCCATTCTCACACCACTGTCTTAATGTGTTTAGGAAGTGAGGCAAGGTCTAGAAGAAGTCACTAAATATGGAGAAAATTCTGCTtatattcattttcatattcAGGATTGTAAATAAAAGTCTCTTTCTCGACAGGCACCGTCCTTCTCTCCTCTGTCTGAATATGCTCCTCCACCAAACCCCAGCTCAGATCACCTAATAGCTTCCAACCCTTTTGATGACAATTTCAGCTCCCCATCCCTGAAGCCACTGCCTCCTGCTAACCCTTATTTCGGCCACTCACTTTACCCAGGGTTTAGTGTCTATGGGCCGCCAAGGATGGCCCCACAAATGCCCAACAGGATGCCTTCTCCGTACGGGCCTCCTTACCAGATGCGAAACCAGCCCATGGTTTTCAACCGGGCACCGGGATTTAACTACGGTCATGCCGAGAACCCGCATTACGGGCAGCCGTTTGGTGGCGGAAACAACAACAGCATGCACTTCAGATCAGAGCATGTCAATCACATGCCTCTTCAAAACCTCAACCAAAGCGGTAGTCCTGAATGTGGTTTCGGTCCAGAGGGGAATCCAGCCCGGGATATGAGCCCTCAGCAACAAAACAAGTCCAGCACGCCAACGCCCAAACAGGACCCGAGTGAAGCCGTGAACAAAAACGCCACGCAAAACCCCTCGCCACGGAAGCAAAATCAAAACTGTGAAGAGAACACGCCTCAGGAGAACACGGCAGAGCTGAAGATGAAGGGACTGGACGGCGGAGCGGAAAAACTCAACGGCGTCCTTCACTCCAATAACGAACCATCGAAGAAGTCGTCAGACGGCGCGGCGGATAGAGCTCGCAGAGGCGCCGGAGCTTTGACCAATAATAAAGTCCTAAACAGGAGGAGCACATCCTCCTCGTCCGAGCCCGTCTACCCGTGCGGGATATGCCTGAGCGAGGTGAACGATGACCAAGAGGCCATTCTGTGCGAGGCCTCGTGTCAGAAATGGTTCCACAGAGTTTGCACAGGGATGACCGAGACGGCGTACAATCTTCTAACGGCGGAGACGTCTGCTGTTTGGGGCTGCGACGCCTGCATGGAGGACAAAGGAGCACAGCTGCTCAAAACCCGAGAGGTGTCAGGGACGCCTTCTGTTACCGGTGAAGGACAGTCGTGAGTGAGACTGATGGCGAGGAGTCGCTGATGTCGAAGTCCAAATGAATTGTTTCTCTTCTGTTTGAACTGAGTTCCAAAGTTCTTTTGGCTTCTTTTGTTTCTACTCAaaaatatttcacccaaaatgaaagttctgttaGAGTTTACTCACCTtccttttttataaaataattttttaaatatacactactgtacaattttttgatcaaaaatacagtaaaaacagtgaaatattattacaataactgttttctattgtaatatattttaaaatgtaatttattccagtgatcaaagctgaattttcagcatcattactccagtcttcagtgtcacatgatcattgagaaatcattgtaatatgctgatttgctgctcaagaaacatttatgattattatcagctcaaaaaaacatttatttgaaacagaattttttaaaggggacatatcatgaaaatctgacttttttcgtgtttaagtgctataatcgggtccccggtgcatctaccaacatAGAGAACGTGAAAAAAGTCAATAcagtaactttgtttttggcaagcctttctctgcaagcatgtgacaAAACAAGCTGCttagatttcgctccccttgtaggaaggggatcttattataatattaccgccccttaatctgcacgtttccacccatggTGCTGccgttttgtttttgcaagtgaaaacggtgtaccagttctaatgCCATGGCAAAATTTGAGCAAAGCATGTTAACTGTTCTGTTGTTGGCTTCACAGATGAGCACAGAACACCATTTCGAGTcttgttagcttggatagcctgcaagttgaccaaGATCGATagctaaaaaaggagcgtttctgtccgagcaatattttgaaaacattcacagcatttgatagcaatcataaacattagcctggtgtgtatggctctgtttggcaaacaggtacactatgtatagtgggcgtccatacgggttttgcacaaaagattaacatgacggcacatcctagtcgatgagttgaatcaacttcacagcaactacataaatttatccactaaccattcagaaacgtccagtttcattctaaaagttgtaacttcttcctgagtctctccatcagtgtcgactccggtttgaacaatgtaaggctgaacaccgttactgacaatcctcattttggctgcgtgagattctccagctttgttgttgttgagcaaccgaagtgtgagctgttaaagctccgccctcttctggaaagggggccgggagcagcagctcatttgcatttttaaagggacacacacaaaaacggtgtgtttttgctcacacctaaataggggcaaatttgacaagctataataaatgatctgtggggtattttgagctgaaacttcacagacacattctggggacaccagagacttgtgaaaaggtcccctttaaacattataaatgaattttagaacagtagtgtaatagtttttgggtgaattattccttgTGTAGATATCTAATGTTTCTAATGCCTTTAAATCCGGAGGTCTGGCTGTGCTTACAAAAGAACccttcatttctttattttctgaCAGTGATCGTTCGCTGTCAGACGTCTTCCTTTGGCTCACCTTGATTAATGTATGAACCAGCTGTGTCATTGAATATCTGATTTTATTAATGGTGAGTTTTCTTACATCGTAACTCTTAACAGTCAGTATTCAGGTTTCAGAGTAACTCAAAATCAcaagcagcattttatttatccaGAAAGATGTTCTACTGTCAAATCTAAACTCTAGCAATACGTGATGCTCTAAAACTTGATATAAACTAAGAGCGTTTTGTAGATGCTCAACATGATTGGGCCTTTCCCATTGAATGTAGCTGTAGAATATTTACTGTAGCATATTTTCTGATGGATATCATCACATGTGTCTTGTTTCACTGTAGCGGCATGTAGTTTAGTCTTAGTGAGCAATATTCCTGGTTGTGATGGATTGCATTTTGCTTTCTTATTACTCTTTTTCAAACAGCTTGGATCTTTGATTGTTTTATGATCAAATGAAGTGAAAATCTTGAATTAACAGAGCCAGAGAACAAGTTGACATTGAAACTTTGGATGCActtgatatttttgtaagttttgTTATTTGTCGCTTTCTTTACTGGGTtgattgacatttttatttttggccaAGACTGAGGAGGTTTGTTACTTGAAGGCCTTATTTCCGGGCATGATGCATGAAATggcacaaaaatatatatatttataaagacaaaaatacttttagCTTGTTATCTcccaaaattatcttaatttaatGACACAACGTTCATGGtagaatctcacaaaacctgaAAAGAACATGTGCAGGTCATAATTCACCCCAAAGAAAATAGAtgaataagaaattatattttgcttaaagaaaatcaaGATTGTAATGCTTAAAGATCCTGTATGCTGTATGATGAGAATTTCCATTGAGAGTAATGAGAATTACAAGAAACTCTAGAAAGTAAAATTTCTGTCTGTCTGGACAATTGTAACGTTACATGTTCCGTTGTTTTGCGTGTGTTACTCTTCCATAGAGCTGGGAAACATTGTGAATGTAAACTTCATGTCTTGCTCACGTTTTGCAACTAGTGCTGATCTGACTTCAGTTGTTAAGCAAGATAATGTAAACAAAGCATAGTGTATTTCCTTACCTTCTTTATTAAAAAAGCACTTGAACGTGTTATCGGGGTGAATTCATGACAGTGTTCATGTGTAGTGCATTGTGCAGTAATAATAATGtctaaaaagacaaaataatgtagaaacaatttttgtATAATTGGCCAGATTTGACTGTTGACCCCTGGTGccttaaatgtgtttctgtttttttaaataaggtaGATCTTGAGCTGATGGCATTGTGCAGTGTATCATTTACCCACTTATCAATATGGGGTGAGAATATTTGTTCAACTAATTTTATAACAGGACATTGAATGTACGGAGCCAATAATGAACAATATGAAGTGAATACATTTGTGGCATCCTCAAAACCAAGATGGTACAGCACATACATTATTGAATGTAAATCAAAGTTTTCATGTGTGTTATGATAACTAATATTTCTCTGTGAAAAACAGCCTTGTTTAATAGAGAAACCTTGGAAAAGCCATTATTCAAATGTATTATTCGAACTGCGTTTaataaaactgattttaaagtaattttcccCTATGCAATgtcaattaattttaatgaagaGTTGCCCAGATCTTATTGATGTGTTTTATTTGTAACGTGATAATGTTAGCATGTCTTACAGTAACAAATCATTATGCACAGAGTTGGACCCAACATACATAAATTCTGACAAAAATGGATAATTTCAATACAGATATAAGTGGCAATATTAAGCAGAAAACATAATATAACCATACTGAACTTCTAATAAATAatctatttaattttatgtaagATTAATTATGATAAAGTTTGATTTTGAGAGGAAAAACTGATATGCCACATTCGACCGCTCCAGAGACACGTAGGTGCCCGCCATCTTGGAACGGTCAGCGTGTCGTCGTCGCTCACAGTAAGAATCAATGATAATGCCAGCTTCTGGTTGTGAAACCACCGAGATTCCGAAGAAATGGGATAACCTTTCACAGGTGAGATGTGTTGGTTTGTGCTTTTATATGTATGaatattacaggtttttactatggtacttttttaatgtttttactattactatGATAACTTTTTAATGTGTTAGCTGATGCCTTCGCCTAGTTGTATTGTGTTAGTTTAGCGAAATCATCTGCTGAAGTCTATTGCAGATATAGATATTCATGCGTCTAACTACGGTTGCAGACACTCAGTCAACTTGCTCTCCAAAGTTAACGGGCCGACTTTGACCGGTCCAATATGGCGGACGGCTTAGCAGCCGCGAATGAGGACCGCCATCGATCGCTCCTCCCCTAGCAACCAGTGTTTACGTCTCGCTCAGGAGAGTCAGAGATGCCTCTGATAGTAAGAGATCACACATGGACACAAAACCAGAACACAGTTTACATTAGCGTCCCTTTAAAAGGAGTGAAGACGGCTAACGTCCATGTCATCTGCACGGATGAGTATCTGAAGGTCAGCATTAAACAGAATGTGTAACTTTAACGTGCCATAGTCATATGTGTAACACACGACGGTATCATGTAACGTTACTCGGTTCATATGTTTTGAACTGTTGCGCAGGTGAGTTTCCCCCCGTTTCTTTTCGAAGTTTTCTTATTTGGGCCAATTAATGAGGAGAAAAGTGAAGCCAGGATTGGAAATGGTGTTGCAGTTTTCACACTGCAGAAGAGGAGAGATGAATTGTGGGAGCAGCTCTTTACAAATATTGGTAGGAGATCTTTCATCCTTTCATTACATAGAAATGTCCCATatgaaaaaaagaagtttattcaagtgtgctattagtatacttcttttaaactaaaaaaataagaaagtatactttcagtcttacttatcagaaatatacttaaaagtacacttaagtatacttgacttatactgactGAAAAGTAAGTATATACTTATATACAGTTATATAAGTATatacagttaaaggtatatttcaagtataaaaatgaataactaaATAGGAAaatagtagtatacttaaagtgcaaaaatatataaatagtataaataggtatgatgttatgttcacttaaagaacaagtataaaactactaaactagcaTTTTACTgagtatacttcaaagtgtactttcataaactaaagaAATGTTCAAGTATTTAACTTGTAAACTATCAGTAAGTTCATTTGTAGTATAGTTGCA from Ctenopharyngodon idella isolate HZGC_01 chromosome 18, HZGC01, whole genome shotgun sequence encodes:
- the pygo1 gene encoding pygopus homolog 1; this translates as MSTEQDKDSFSLKRNRGGEGSLDILGGPGLLLGSPDKKRRRSSTQAPSFSPLSEYAPPPNPSSDHLIASNPFDDNFSSPSLKPLPPANPYFGHSLYPGFSVYGPPRMAPQMPNRMPSPYGPPYQMRNQPMVFNRAPGFNYGHAENPHYGQPFGGGNNNSMHFRSEHVNHMPLQNLNQSGSPECGFGPEGNPARDMSPQQQNKSSTPTPKQDPSEAVNKNATQNPSPRKQNQNCEENTPQENTAELKMKGLDGGAEKLNGVLHSNNEPSKKSSDGAADRARRGAGALTNNKVLNRRSTSSSSEPVYPCGICLSEVNDDQEAILCEASCQKWFHRVCTGMTETAYNLLTAETSAVWGCDACMEDKGAQLLKTREVSGTPSVTGEGQS